The stretch of DNA TTATCACCTTTTTAGCATAGATTTGATCGCCCAGTTGGAGTTTAATAAAATACATTCCAGCGCTATAGTCTTTTAAGCTAAATTCAAATTTTGCCAAAAGAACATCTGTTTGTTTTGTTTCTTCTATTAATTGCCCTGTTGCGCTATACAACTGCAAGTGAATATCTTCTGATTCTTTGAGTCCTAAATTTATATAAACCTGCTCAGTTGTAGGGTTGGGAAATACCTCAAAAGTAGTAAGGCTATTTAATTCTGTTTGATTATTCACAACAAAAGGCAAACAAAAATAATGAACCGAACTATCACCAAAATTACCATTTACGGCATTCATCCGAACCAATTCATGACCACTACCATCCGTTAGCCAATAATCTCCTGAACGACCGCACCAAGCACTACCTGTTCCATCCAAACCATCTCCATAACTATCGTAGATCGTAAATCGATAACAACCATTAGGCAAACAAAATTGATTATTCAAAGTATCTCGTGCACCAAAAGCATCGTTATAGGGACCACCACTAAATAGAATTGCTCCTGTAGCAGAATCGCTTAAAACCCAACTGGTCTCACTGGCATAACAATCTGTCGCCAACGCATAGTCAATCCGCTCTCCCCCTAGCGTAATAAAAAAGGCAAAACTACGAGTGTCATTAACGGCATTAGAATCTACTGCTCCATTAGGCAAGGTCGTTGATACATTAAAGGTATGAGCACCAGCACTAGCCGTAATTGTTGGTAAGGTGACCAATGTAATCGCATTGGGTAGAAGGATTCCCGTCCAAGCATAAGAAACATTAGCAGCACCATCTATGTTGTAAACAATATCGATTGTAGTAATGGTATCGTGTCCATAGTTTCGTACTGAGATTTCAGGAATAAAGGAATCTACATTACAATATTTTTCTTCAATTCCTCCTATTTGGGCAATTCCAGCATCTAAGGCTAACCCTGGACCATTGGGATTAAAACCAGTATGTGACAGTACATTGGTATTGCCAGGATCCAACCAATCCTTCAGACGTGTTGAAGCGCTAGAACCATCCCAAGAAACGTCCAACCGACCATAATTATCGTCTTGTCCATTGTCATTGGTTCCTGAACAAGCTGCTGTTCCACCATATAGCTGCCCAACAATAAGCTGGTTTTGATTAAATAAAGGAGATCCTGAAGAAGCAGGCTCTGTTACTCCTTGATCCCAATCTGCAACCATCCAAACATCAGCACCACTCATCGTTGATTGTGTAACGGGATCATCTTCTCTACAAATCTTTTTCACATCCCCCCTAGGGTGATGAATCCCTGTAGTTTGTGTTGCTGGGGTTAGGCTTCTATCCCACCCCGCATAATAAATATTGCCTGTAGGAGTATTGTTTAATTCCATCAAACTAAAATCTGACCCTGCATTATTAGCACGAAGCGTTGCACCATTAATTTCATTATAGGGACCACCTGGATCTTGACTGTTGCCGTTTTGCGCACAAATGGCAACAGGGCTATCCCAATTAAAACGGAAAACCCAAGCTCCCAAACCACTTGTTCCACAATGATTGGCAGTCAAAAAATAAGGTGTCCCATCATTTGATGTATTATTAATCAAAGCCCCTGTACAACTTCCACTCCCTCCTACAATAATCATAGCAACAGAGTTGATCTGATCTTCCCAACCAATTCCCAAAGGGCAAGCAACATCATGATTGCAATTTCCTGCATCATTGAGTCCCTCTATTGCCTTTTCGATAGGATAAGCCCCCAAAGAACGGTAGCCATGCACCACCATACTAATGTTTAAAGCGCCCATCCCTTGTACTGCTTTGGGCTCATAATATTCAACTACTATATTATCCCCTTGAATTAACGTTGTCCCCAACATACGATCTACACTATTGTTGTTATGCGTGTAGGCTCCCTGCACTTCTTTTGTTTTAGGATTGTATAAATAGACAGTTGCCCCCAAAGGCAGTTCATAATCGTCAAATACCAAATTCATAGTTAAAGCCCCCACCGATTCAAACTCAATTTGCCAAATTCTGTCCCCATTTGCCAAGGTTGTCCAAGTGCCACTATTATTTAAGCCATAATTTACCGTATGTTCAAAACCAAATTGCCAAGGTTTCATCCCTGTTGCATCATTAATTTCGTCTATCTTTTTTTGCTGCTCCACATCAAAACGAGGCATCAGATAATAATCAATTGGGCTAAGCTGGCTTTTAAGCGTCCAACTCTTGGGCTTCCCTTCATTCGTCATTTGTCCAATTAGATGACTAACAGACAAACAAATAGTCAAGATTAAAATGAAAATTTTGTTCATAGTACTTTTTGTTGGTATATATTTCGCAAATAATGTGGGGACCCAACAAAAATAATACATTATAGATACAAAAACAGCTTTTATCTACGAAAACCCAAAAAGTAAACTAGCAAAAAAAAGGGTTCTGATCTTCGATCAGAACCCTTTTACCTAATATAGTATTCCTATTATCAAATCATTAGTAGCTTACTAATTTGAGTGAATAGTGTATTTTTTTTGCTTAGAATGCCTTATTCAAACTCTACCAAAACTTGGTTCTTCTCCACAGCGGTTCCCTTCTCAATCTCAATACTCTTTACCACAGCATCTCCTTCTGCTTTAATTACATTTTCCATTTTCATGGCTTCCAAAATCAAAACAGAATCTCCTTTGGCAATTGTATCGCCTACTTCAACCATAACATCCAACACCAAACCAGGCATTGGAGCTTTTATATTATTTACTTTTTGGCTTACCATATTCGAAAAGCCAAGTTGCTCAACCAACAAATCAAATTTATCCTTAAGCTTAACTTCATAACTATTTCGATTAATCTTAATGGTAAATGTTTTGGTGGCATAATCTGCAGCTAGTACAGTAGCCTCAAACGATTGGTTATCTTTTAGAATATGAAATTTTCCTTCTTTAATCTCTAATAAATCCCATTCAAACTCAGTTGAATTGATCGTTGTTTGATATGTATTATTAATGTCTGATTGGTACATAAAATAAACTAAGGTTTTGCCAATTTGGTAACAAAATAAACTTCGTATGTCGTATAAACTAAATAAATAAACAGAAAAGGCAAGATAAAGTGCACGGTCTCAGGTTTTGCAATCAATACAAAAGCAATAACCATAGATGCGCAAAATAACATCTTAAAAAAAATAGACAACAAAAAAACTTGCCCAAATAAGTTTTTGTTTTCGCTTTTTGCACTTTTAGAACAAACAAAAAACAAAACAATAGAAAACAAAATAAAGAACCCCCAACTAATCCAAGAAAAAGATTGATGGGAGGTTATAAGCTGATAAGAATTCAACAAGACCAAACTCAAGGCCACTACGCCCGAAATAACGGTGAGTTGAACATAAAATTTCTTGGGAGTCATTCTCCTTTTATATTAAGAATCGTCAATCGATTAGATAACTACGACTCGTTTTCAGAAAGTGCCTGCTTGATAAAAGAATAAAGTGATAATCCAACTCCCATAAGGGCGCCAACTAGCACAAAGATAACTTTTGTTTCTAACCAAGCATCTAGTTTGAATCCAATAAAAATAAATAAACCAATAGTAGCTCCCATCTGGCTAGCCATACTAGTATATTTCAAAAAATTAACTGACTTTTTGGACTTTTTTGTTGCGCTCTGTTCCTGAAGATTCTCCTTGTTGTCCATGTTTCTTTTGCATTAGAGGAGCTTTTCCCATTACAGAAGCACCATTAAAGACAGCACCATCTTCAATAATTAATTTATTGGTAAAGAGATTACCGACTACTGTTCCAGAACTTTGAATGTGTAATTTTTCTTTTGCAGTAATGTTTCCTTCTATTTTACCTTCAATTAAGATGCTTTGACAAGTAATATCTCCAGTTATTAAGGCATTTTTTCCAATAACGACTTTAGCTTCACTATCCAAACTTCCTTCTAACTTCCCATCAATTCTAATATCAGTCTTAGAAGTCAAGTTTCCCGTAATAACAGTTCCAAAAACAAGACTATTATGAGCAGATGAAACAGCTACTTTAGACGAATTATTTTCTTTTTTTGCTCCAAACATAAGATTATGATTATACAAGACCAACAGATTGATCTCTCCTTATTTTATAATGTAGTGCTAAAAGCCACCACTTCTCCTTTTATTGTACACACCAAAGTACAAGAAGCTATTTTTCTTGTTATTAAGGTTACAATAACAGAGATTTATACAAAAAACAGTACAAAACCTTGCTAAGTCAGCAATCCAAAAAGTATTAATTTTTAGATTTCCCCATTTTTTTAGGAGACAAGGTACAATGCATTCTTCTGTCCTCCATTTTTGGTGGATAATCAGGAAAACCAATCCCCTCTAGTTCTGCAACAAATCGTTTTAAAAGATCTCTACCTCTGTCTTTAAATACAATGGTACGCCCTTTAAACTGAACATAAGCTTTTACCTTAGCTCCTTGTTCCAAGAATTTTTTAGAGTGTTTTAGTTTGAATTCAAAATCGTGATCATCTGTATTAGGACCAAATCGAATTTCCTTTACAACGACCTTTACCTGCTTAGATTTGAGTTCTTTTTCTTTTTTCTTTTTCTCGTACAAGAATTTCTTATACTCAATAATCTTACAAACAGGAGGAGAAGCCTTCGGAGAAATTTCTACCAAATCCATTTCCATTTTAGTAGCATACTCCAATGCTTTTGCTGTTGGGAAAACACCAGGTTCTAATTCTTTGCCTGCTACTTTGCTGATCTCTTTAAAATTATTGCCAACCAAACGTATTTCAGGTACTTTTATAAAAGCATTAATTCTATGTTCTGGTAATGTGCTTTTTCTTTTAAAGTTGTTTCTTCTATTAAATTTTTTAGCCAATACAGTTCGTTTTGTTATTAAAAAAGGTGATAATACCTATAAGTTGTTTTTATTTGAATAAAGTTAAAAACTTTAGCTTTATTCAACAAGATATTCAATTAAATATCGCTCTTTTTTTGAAAAAAAAGCGAAATACGACCGTAAAACGAGAGAATACGAGCAAGGTCAACTCAAATTTTGTTTTTTATAATTTATTCGTCTCCTCTGTTTCACTTAGCCCTAAATATTAATTTGGCGATTAAAAAAGGAAACTATCTTACCTTTTCTAACCGCCAAATCATTTAATTTTTTTGCTATAATTTCCTAAATAGATTATTTAGGTTCAAAACCGAGTACAATGTTAAAGGCACCATAATCGGTCATTTTTTTGCTGCCATTTAGATGAGGTTTGTCAAAACCAATACCATAATCAAACCCAAGGGTTCCAAACATTGGTAAGAACACACGAACCCCCGCTCCAACAGAACGTTTTAACTGAAATGGGTTATAATCCTTAAACTCAGACCAAGCATTTCCTGCCTCCGCAAAAGCCAATACCCAAATTGTTGCACTAGGATTTGGAGAAATCAAGTAACGCAATTCCATTGTAATTTTGTTATAAATTGCTGCCCCCTGTGCATTCGCCGTTGATACATCATTGATAGGATCACGATACCCTCTCAAAGAAATAATGTCTTTTCCTTGCAATCCTTGGAAGTTAGAAATACCATCTCCTCCCAACTCATAACGCTCAAATGGTGACAAGCCTACATTAGCATTGTAGAACCCTAAGAAGCCCATTTTGATGCCTACTTTTACCACAAAGTTTTTCACAATTTTGCCATACCATTCTGCCAAGAAATCCCATTTGTGATATTCTAATAATTTGAATTTTTTAGCAGGGTCCATTGCCGCATAATCTGCTGCACTCTTATCGTCAAACAAAGAGTAAGGAAGGGTTAACTTTAGAGACAATGAAATATTTGATCCTTTTTGAGGAAAGATTGGATTATCAATAGAGTTTCTAGAAATCGTTTGACTCAAACTCAAGTTGTGAAAAGAACCAGTTGGAATTTCAAAATCATAACGGCGCAACAAGTCCATGTTTTGATAATTCAAGCTAATCTGATACACAAAGAAATCATCTGGAAAACGCAAACGAGTTCCTAAACCAACAGAAGCACCTGTGATTTGCAAACGTTGAAAAGCAGAACTTTCTTGACTATACCCATTGTTAAAATTGGTATGATAAGCAGAAAGAGTAAACGAATTGGGTTTCTTCCCTCCCAACCAAGGTTCTGTAAAAGAAAAGTTGTACGATTGGTAAAAACGACCATTGGTTTGTACTCGTAATGACAAACGTTGACCATCTCCTTGTGGCAATGGATTCCAAGCTTCTGGATTCAATAGGTTTCGCAAAGAAAAGTTATTAAACGTAACCCCTAGTGTACCAATAACACCACGACCTACACCTCCCCAACCCGCAGAAAGCTCTAGCTGATCCGATGGACGTTCTTCTACTATATATTCAATGTCTACTGTTCCTCGCTGAGGATTCACAGGAGTGTTAATTTGTAAATTTTCAGGATTAAAATAATTCAGCGCTGTCAATTCTCTTTGAGAACGAATAATATCTGAACGGCTAAATTTATTGCCTGGTAAGGTTCTTAATTCACGGCGAATCACATGCTCATGTGTACGGTCATTTCCCTTGATAATTACATTGGCAATAATCGCCACAGGACCTTCAGAAATACGAATTTCCAAATCCACAGAATCTTCACGAACTCCTTTTTCAATAGGCTCTGCACGGAAAAACAAATATCCATTATCCATATAAAGCGTACTGATGTCTCGCCCATTTCTATCAAAATTCAATCTTGTTTCGATCAATTCTGCATTATATACATCCCCTCTTTTGATGCCCATAATATTATTGAGGATACGATCAGAATAAGTCGTATTTCCTCTAAATACAATATTGCCAAATCGGTAAGTAGCTCCTTCATCAATATGAATATCAATGTGCATTACTTTACGATTCTTTTTCTGAACCAAATAAACAGAATCCTTGGTGATGATTGCATCTCTATGCCCTACATTATTATAGGCATTAATCAAGTTCTTTTTATCGGTTTCATACTCCTTTTCTATAAATTTAGAAGGTTTAAAGATTGCCCAAATATTGTTGCGTTTGGTTTCTTTCATAGAGCGGTACAACTTGCCTTTTTTCATTTTTTCTACTCCATGAAAATTAATTTTGGCAATGCGTACTCGTTTTCCTTTTTTGATGTCAAAAATCCAACGAACAGAGTTTTTCAAAATCTTATCTTCTTCCTCTGTTACTTCAATTTCTACGTCCAAAAAGCCTTTTTCTACATAGATTTGTTTCAGAGCTTGAATAGCATGCAACTTCATAGCAGGGGTAGCAGCTCTACCCTTTTGCAAATAACGTTTAGTAGCTGCATTGGCATCATCGTGCTGCCCTTTAGGTATTCCCTTGTATCCATGACGAGCAAAACGAGGATATTCTTGCACTGCAATTTCTAAAAAGACAATATCTCCAATTCGTTTCTGAATGTTAATGTTAACATCCACAAATAAGCCTTGTTTCCATAGCTTTCGAATAGCTTTAGAGATTTGATCACTAGGAATACGAATCGTTTTTCCTACTGTTAGCCCTGACAATGCAATAATTCCATTTGCGTCTGTATAATTTGCCCCAACAACTTCTATCCCCCCAATCTCATAGGTTTGAGATGTTTCATAATCAATCAATGGAGCAGGCTCTAATGAATCTACTTTTTCTTGCGCCCAAACAGCTTGGTTAGACCATAGCAACAGAACACATACCACACTAAATAACCTCTGAATCATAATATTTTTTATAATAATAACAAGTACCAAACCTTCAACGGTTATATCTTAGACCAAGATACACCCCCTTTGATTTTTATCCGTCAAATAGTTAACCAAAAAACAGCCGATTTACATACCCTATAGAACATTGAATCCATACCTGATGCCAACTCTGTTTTTTACTCAAACCTATAAACGATGAATTTCGCACAAAAGTAAGGTAATCTAATAGCAATAAGAAAATATATCTCTTAAAATAGTAAAAAAGCAGGTACTTATTTTTTTATAAACTCCCCTCCTTAAAAGATATTATCTCCTTAAGCCTCATTATTATTAAGAACAAAAGCTTATAGCACTAATTATTTTTGTTCTTTGCCAACTCAAAGAATCATTATTTTTAATTTATTTTTTAATCATGATGATCACAAAGCAACATTCATGAAATAATTGTTTCGTGACCATCATTAATCTTTACGTTTTAATACTCCAAACCAATTGCTTGCTGTTATTTAGGCTCTACCCCCAATACAATATTAAATGTTCCGTATTTAGTAATGTCCTTTACTCCGTCCAAACCAGGTTTGTCAAAACCCAATCCATAATCAAAACCAAGGGTTCCAAAAGCAGGTAAAAAGACCCGAATCCCCAATCCAGCAGAACGTTTTAAATTAAATGGATTATAATTTTTAAAATCCGACCAAACATTCCCTGCTTCTGCAAATGCCAATACCCAGATCATAGCACTAGGATTCGGAGAAATCAAGTAGCGAAATTCTACACTAAATTTATTATAGATGGCGGCACCATTCGCATTGGCTGCCAAATGCCCCACGTCATACCCTCGCAAAGAGATAACATCTTTTCCTTGTATCGTTTGAGGATTAGAAATTCCATTGCCTCCCAATTCATAACGGTCAAATGGAGTTAAACCGATATTGGGATTGTAATACCCCAAAAAGCCTGCTTTTAGCCCCAACTTCACCACAAAATTCTTAGCCAATTGCCCATACCATTCACTGATAAAGTCCCATTTGTGGTATTCTACCATTTTGTATTTTTGTGCCTCGGTCATTGATGTATAATCTGAAGTGCTTTGATTCGAAAATAGCGAATAAGGCAGCGTTAAACTTAAGGTCAAAGCGATGTTAGAACCTTTGGTTGGGAAAATGGGGTTGTCAATAGAATTTCTTGACAGGGTTTGGCTAAAACTTAAGTTGTGATAAGTTCCTGAGCTAATATTGAGGTCGCCCCATCTTAATAAATCCATTTTTTTATAATTAACACTGGCCTGATAAACAAAAAAATCATCTGGAAAATTCAAGCGTGTTCCCCAACCCAAGGTCACCCCAGCCACCTGAAAACGCTCCAAAGCAGAACTTTCTGGAGTATATCCATTTGAAAAGTTAGAATAATAAGCCGATAGGGTTAGCGAATTGGGCTTTTTGCCCCCCAACCAAGGCTCTGTAAAAGAAAAATTATACGATTGATAAGCAGGTCCATTGGTCTGTATCCGAAACGATAAGGTTTGACCATCCCCTGCTGGCAAGGGGCTCCAGGTCTCAGGTTTTAAAAATTGTCGCAACGAAAAATTGGTTAATTTTAACCCTACTGTACCAAAAACCGTTGATCCTCCCCACCCCGCAGACAATTCGATTTGATCCGACACTTTCTCTTCAACAACATATTCAATATCTACGGTCCCTTTTTCAATATTAACAGGAGTATTAATTTGTAAACTTTCGGGATTAAAATAATTCAGAGCGATTAGTTCTCGCTGTGATCGAATCAAATCTGATCGGCTAAATTTATTGCCTGGTAATGTTCTCAATTCTCTACGGATCACATGTTCACTGGTTCTGGAATTACCTGTTATCGTTACTTTTCCAATCGTTGCTATAGGTCCTTCAACCATTCGAATTTCTAAATCTATTGAATCTCCGTTCACACCTTTCTCAATTGGATCCGCTCGAAAAAACAAATAACCATTGTCCATATAAAGCGTCTTAATATCTCGTCCGTTTCGGTCAAACTCTAGCCGAGTATTCATCAAACTGCTGTTATAAACATCTCCCTTTTTAATGCCCATAATATTGTGCAATATTCGATCAGAATAAGTGGTGTTCCCCTTGAACGTAATATCCCCAAACCGATAGGTATTTCCTTCGTCTATATGTAGGTCTATATGCAAGACTTTTCGATTTTTTTTCTGGACTAAATACACCGAATCTTTAATAATTTTAGCATCTCTATTTCCGATTTCATTATAATAGGCAATTAGATGTTGTTTGTCTGTTTCATAAGCTTCTTTTATAAACTTAGAAGGCTTCAACAAAGCCCAAATATTGTTGCGTTTAGTTTCTTTCATAGAACGGTACAATTTGCCCTTTTTGACCTTTTTTAGCCCATGAAAATTGATCTTTTCAATACGAACTCTTTTGCCCTTTTTGATGTTAAAAATCCATCGAACAGCATTCTTAAAAATAGCATCCTCTTCTTCTTCTACCTCAATAGATACCTCCAAAAATCCCTTTTCAACATACAGCTCTTTTAGGGCAGAAATAGCTTGTTTTTTCATCGCAGGAGTTGCGGCCTTTCCCTTGTGCAAATAGCGTCTAGTAGCTGCATTGGCATCATCATGCTGCCCTTTTGGAATCCCCTTATAAGCATGCCTAGCAAAACGGGGATATTCTTGCACTTTAATCTCTAAAAAAACAATATCTCCAACCTGTTTTTGAATGTTGATTCCTACATCGACAAACAAGCCTTGTTTCCAAATTTTTCGAATCGCCTTAGACAATTGATCGCTTGGAATCCGAATTGCTTCCCCTACTAATAAACCCGAAATAGCAACAATTCCTTTGGCATCTGTATGCACCGCTCCAACTACTTCTATTCCGCCAATTTCATAGGTTTGTGCTGTCTCATAATTTACTTGATTTGGTCTTTGAGAACTATCTTCTGATTGAGCCCAAATAAAAGGTTTTACCAATAACAATAGTAGTGTTATAGCAATAAGAATTCTTTTTATCATAATTATTTTTATAATAAAATATACATTATATAATAATATAACTATCTAACCAATAGCTATACTTTTAGTAAAAAAAAGTGGAAATTTTACGCTGTGTTGTTGTTCAAATTTATAAACGCTAAGCTTCTAAAAAAGGTAAGGTAGTTGTGCTTAATATTTTTTAGTTTTTCTGCTAAAAAAACAAAATGCATTGCTCATCAGTTAATTACAGAAGCCCTTAAAATGAACAATAATTACTAAAATAATGCTTCAAAACCATCTAAAACTATCTTTGTAACAATAACTTGGGAACTCTTTTCTATAAGCGCTTTTTCAACTGCTTCTAATATTGTATATTCGCAACAAACACTTGTTCAATTTTCTATAAAACAAATTTAATATGGCTTTACAGACCGTTCCAACTGTTGACTATCACGATTTTATATCTGGAGACCCTCAAAAAAGAACTCAGTTTATTCAAGATTTGGGAGATGCATTTTCTCAAATAGGGTTTGTCGTTGTAAAAAATCACGGAGTATCCGAAGAATTGCGCCAAGAGCTTTTCCAAGTTTCCAAAGATATTTTTGACCAACCTCAAGAGATCAAACAAAAATATGAGGATTTAAATAATGGTGGACAAAGAGGCTATATCTCTAAAGGTAGAGAGACTGCAAAAGGTGAAAAAGTACCTGATTTAAAAGAATTTTGGCATATCGGACAAGAGGTCACTGACGAGCCTGCGTTGAAAGCTGAATATCCCAACAACATTTGGATGGATGAAGTTCCTGCTCTAGAAAGTACAGGGGTAAAAGTCTATACAACTTTTGAACAAACAGGTCGTAATTTGCTTCGTGCGATTGCGCTTTATTTGGATTTGGACGAACACTACTTTGATGCTAAGATTCATAACGGAAATAGCATATTACGTTTGTTGCATTACTTCCCTGTTGAAAATATAGATGAAGTAGAGGAAGGTGCTGTTCGTGCTGCTGCCCATGGTGATATTAATCTGATTACATTACTTATGGGCGGATCTGCCAAAGGCTTGCAAGCTCAAAACTCAGCGGGTGAATGGGTAGATGTTTCTCCTAATGAAAATGAAATTGTTATCAATATTGGTGATATGTTACATCGCCACACCAATGGGCGTTTAAAATCAACGATTCATCGTGTTATAAACCTAGACAAAGAGTCTATGCGTTTCCCAAGATATTCCGCTCCCTTCTTCTTGCATCCTAGAAGCGATATGGATTTGTCTTGTTTGCCCAACTGTGTTACCGAAGAAACACCAAAAGGTTACGAAGATATTACAGCAGGTCAATTTTTGGATGAGCGCATCCGTGAATTAGGACTCAAATAAGCAACTTATTTTAGGAGTTATGGGCAAGCCTATAACTCCTATTTTTTTAGCATTACTGTTCATAAACCCGTAATGTTACGGATATTCTTCGGTTTTTGAAACGGACAAAATGAGGTACTTCATGCGTCCAAGCTTTGTTCGTATCCCAAGGAATAATCACAACTGTTCCATTCTTAACCACAAAGTCTTGATACCCTTTGCCCCTCCAAGGACGAAAACGAAAAATGCGCTCTTCTCCCATCGAAATGGTTACAATTGGAGTGCCAACCAACAAGCCCAATGGGGAGTCCCGATGAGGACCAATGTAATGTTTTTTTTCTCCTTCGTACCAATTTAATAGTAAGCTGTTCATCTGTGGATGAATTTGTGCTTGGCACCAATTCTGAAAAGGCTTTAAACTTGTTGTAATGGGTAAGGAATTTTGTTTAGACCCCGTATAGACATAATCAAAACCATACGCTTGTTGCCAACGGGGCGTTGGTATTTCTTTGCCTAAAATCTTGACAAGGTGGTATTCTTTAGGGTGCAAATCCCATAACGCCTCAAAAGAAGGAAGAGATGCCAGAAAATCTTCAGGAAGTTGTCCTATAAAAATAGAATGGGTAGCATCTAGTTGCTGTTCCTCAAACAAGTTCTTATTCATAAACTATTTAAATTTGGCTTATAAAAATAATAGTTCGTTGATTTTTATTTCAAAAAATCAACGAACTATGGTAAAACTTAGTTGAGTGTTTCTAGTTACACTAAGTTAAGTATTTTATTTTAATAACCCTGCATTTAGTATCATTTTAAACGGAGTAATGTAGGGCAAAACATTCCATTCAACAATTATGAAAGGTATCAAACGAGCATTTGACCAGATGGTTCAACTTAGTGAAGCAGATTGGCATTTTTTTGCCTCCAAGCTTCAAAAGAAAGGCGTACCCAAAAAAAGTTTATTGCTAAAACTTCAACAAACCGAACAGCAGCTTTCTTTTTTAGAACGTGGAATGGTTCGTTATTATATCCCCAAAGAAGAAAATGATTTGACCTTTGGTTTTTCTTTTGAAGGCGAATTTGTCGCTGCCTATGATTCTTTTCTAACACAACGTCCCTCCCATTACCAAATAGAAACACTCGCCCCAACTGTTCTCTGGCAAATCTCCCATCAGGATTTACAGGAAGTTTATGCGCAGACCCAACAAGGAATAGAAATTGGGCGCTTAATGGCCGAGCAGTTATTTCTAAAAAAATCAAAACGGGAACTGGCTTTGCTCAATCAAAGTGCCGAAGAACGCTACTTGAATTTATTTGAAGAACGCCCAGAGTTAATTCTCCAAATTCCTCTAAAATATATTGCTTCTTATATTGGAATTACTCCCCAAGCATTGAGCCGAATCCGCAAACGAATTTCTTAACTTGGGTTCATTGTTTAGCGTTGGTTTTAGGTTTATTTTTGTAAAAAATTAAGGATAAACTTAAATCATAAACCTGATGAAGCCATTGATTGTTTTACTCGTTTCCTTTGTATTTGCGCTGTTCATACTGCGTTATAAAAAAAATACAAGCCCCTATACCTTAGCCGCACAAATCGCCATGGCAATAATGCTTTTGTTTACCTCTATTGGTCATTTTGCTTTTGCCAAAGGGATGGCGCTTATGCTCCCCGATTTTATTCCTATGAAAATTCTTGTTATTTATGCTAC from Aureispira anguillae encodes:
- the bamA gene encoding outer membrane protein assembly factor BamA; the encoded protein is MIQRLFSVVCVLLLWSNQAVWAQEKVDSLEPAPLIDYETSQTYEIGGIEVVGANYTDANGIIALSGLTVGKTIRIPSDQISKAIRKLWKQGLFVDVNINIQKRIGDIVFLEIAVQEYPRFARHGYKGIPKGQHDDANAATKRYLQKGRAATPAMKLHAIQALKQIYVEKGFLDVEIEVTEEEDKILKNSVRWIFDIKKGKRVRIAKINFHGVEKMKKGKLYRSMKETKRNNIWAIFKPSKFIEKEYETDKKNLINAYNNVGHRDAIITKDSVYLVQKKNRKVMHIDIHIDEGATYRFGNIVFRGNTTYSDRILNNIMGIKRGDVYNAELIETRLNFDRNGRDISTLYMDNGYLFFRAEPIEKGVREDSVDLEIRISEGPVAIIANVIIKGNDRTHEHVIRRELRTLPGNKFSRSDIIRSQRELTALNYFNPENLQINTPVNPQRGTVDIEYIVEERPSDQLELSAGWGGVGRGVIGTLGVTFNNFSLRNLLNPEAWNPLPQGDGQRLSLRVQTNGRFYQSYNFSFTEPWLGGKKPNSFTLSAYHTNFNNGYSQESSAFQRLQITGASVGLGTRLRFPDDFFVYQISLNYQNMDLLRRYDFEIPTGSFHNLSLSQTISRNSIDNPIFPQKGSNISLSLKLTLPYSLFDDKSAADYAAMDPAKKFKLLEYHKWDFLAEWYGKIVKNFVVKVGIKMGFLGFYNANVGLSPFERYELGGDGISNFQGLQGKDIISLRGYRDPINDVSTANAQGAAIYNKITMELRYLISPNPSATIWVLAFAEAGNAWSEFKDYNPFQLKRSVGAGVRVFLPMFGTLGFDYGIGFDKPHLNGSKKMTDYGAFNIVLGFEPK
- the bamA gene encoding outer membrane protein assembly factor BamA, with the protein product MIKRILIAITLLLLLVKPFIWAQSEDSSQRPNQVNYETAQTYEIGGIEVVGAVHTDAKGIVAISGLLVGEAIRIPSDQLSKAIRKIWKQGLFVDVGINIQKQVGDIVFLEIKVQEYPRFARHAYKGIPKGQHDDANAATRRYLHKGKAATPAMKKQAISALKELYVEKGFLEVSIEVEEEEDAIFKNAVRWIFNIKKGKRVRIEKINFHGLKKVKKGKLYRSMKETKRNNIWALLKPSKFIKEAYETDKQHLIAYYNEIGNRDAKIIKDSVYLVQKKNRKVLHIDLHIDEGNTYRFGDITFKGNTTYSDRILHNIMGIKKGDVYNSSLMNTRLEFDRNGRDIKTLYMDNGYLFFRADPIEKGVNGDSIDLEIRMVEGPIATIGKVTITGNSRTSEHVIRRELRTLPGNKFSRSDLIRSQRELIALNYFNPESLQINTPVNIEKGTVDIEYVVEEKVSDQIELSAGWGGSTVFGTVGLKLTNFSLRQFLKPETWSPLPAGDGQTLSFRIQTNGPAYQSYNFSFTEPWLGGKKPNSLTLSAYYSNFSNGYTPESSALERFQVAGVTLGWGTRLNFPDDFFVYQASVNYKKMDLLRWGDLNISSGTYHNLSFSQTLSRNSIDNPIFPTKGSNIALTLSLTLPYSLFSNQSTSDYTSMTEAQKYKMVEYHKWDFISEWYGQLAKNFVVKLGLKAGFLGYYNPNIGLTPFDRYELGGNGISNPQTIQGKDVISLRGYDVGHLAANANGAAIYNKFSVEFRYLISPNPSAMIWVLAFAEAGNVWSDFKNYNPFNLKRSAGLGIRVFLPAFGTLGFDYGLGFDKPGLDGVKDITKYGTFNIVLGVEPK
- a CDS encoding isopenicillin N synthase family dioxygenase — its product is MALQTVPTVDYHDFISGDPQKRTQFIQDLGDAFSQIGFVVVKNHGVSEELRQELFQVSKDIFDQPQEIKQKYEDLNNGGQRGYISKGRETAKGEKVPDLKEFWHIGQEVTDEPALKAEYPNNIWMDEVPALESTGVKVYTTFEQTGRNLLRAIALYLDLDEHYFDAKIHNGNSILRLLHYFPVENIDEVEEGAVRAAAHGDINLITLLMGGSAKGLQAQNSAGEWVDVSPNENEIVINIGDMLHRHTNGRLKSTIHRVINLDKESMRFPRYSAPFFLHPRSDMDLSCLPNCVTEETPKGYEDITAGQFLDERIRELGLK